A region from the Melioribacter roseus P3M-2 genome encodes:
- a CDS encoding Fur family transcriptional regulator, which translates to MSVNLNEAHEVFRKYLKQEKHRVTPERFEVLDFALKYEGHFGADELYLRMKNNKSNVSRATVYNTLELLAACELLAKRNFGENKTRYESNYGRKSHDHLICINCGAIKEFTEPEIEEIVAQVAKKLGFKPQGHSFNIFGKCNNANCKHKDNE; encoded by the coding sequence ATGTCCGTAAATTTAAACGAAGCGCACGAAGTTTTTCGTAAGTACCTTAAGCAGGAAAAGCACAGGGTAACTCCTGAAAGATTCGAAGTTCTCGATTTCGCATTGAAATACGAAGGACATTTCGGAGCCGACGAGCTCTATCTGAGGATGAAAAACAACAAATCGAACGTATCGAGAGCCACGGTTTATAACACACTCGAGCTGCTCGCAGCATGCGAACTATTGGCTAAAAGAAACTTCGGAGAAAACAAAACCCGTTACGAGTCGAACTACGGGAGAAAATCGCACGACCATCTGATATGCATTAATTGCGGAGCAATCAAAGAATTTACGGAACCCGAAATCGAAGAGATTGTAGCTCAGGTGGCGAAGAAACTCGGTTTCAAACCGCAAGGTCATTCATTTAATATTTTCGGAAAGTGCAATAATGCAAACTGCAAACATAAAGACAATGAATAA
- a CDS encoding FeoA family protein, translated as MQTANIKTMNNITLDKARKGNLITIVNLPGGEINAQLIRIGISEGETLACLQRLPGGTIILQKNRQEIAVGYDLAKNIKIILR; from the coding sequence ATGCAAACTGCAAACATAAAGACAATGAATAATATTACTCTCGACAAAGCTCGAAAAGGTAATTTGATTACAATCGTCAACCTTCCCGGAGGAGAAATCAACGCTCAGTTGATTCGAATCGGTATTTCCGAAGGCGAAACGTTGGCGTGCCTTCAAAGACTTCCGGGCGGCACGATTATTCTTCAGAAAAACAGACAGGAAATTGCCGTCGGCTACGACCTGGCAAAAAATATTAAAATTATTCTGCGGTAA
- a CDS encoding nucleoside recognition domain-containing protein: MLQQFVDEGIPQAEALLILEGDEFTANKYNKPINKDEREKIYITRRNRVNEIIDIVEHEDSRKGEISNLIGRLSLNPITGIPILLAILTLVYFFIGDFISQRVVDFTENTVGVGIVEYNIKSFVSNYTSSLIDVEILDENENLIDKKIYNFPDGMNANPDLKADFENFSSQPGAQTTFHYSNPIVKLFFGEFGVITMTTTYLLFLLLPLVIGFYFVMALLEDSGYLPRLATMLDRTFNKIGLNGKAVIPIILGFGCITMANITTRLLGSEREKSIATAILQFVIPCSAQLAVITVLLSGAGLTPLLIFIGVIGSVLIILSTVLNKLIPGQSSPLLIDLPIMRLPRISNVFKKMTYRSYGFMKEAGFWFFVGALAVGVMDITGLLLLWQDILAPLTTHWLKLPKEAANAFVMGMVRRDFGAAGLFAMNLTVMQITVAIITITLFTPCIASFVVMLKERGWKEGLTIWLGTWVTAFFIGGLVAQFIV; encoded by the coding sequence ATGTTGCAGCAGTTTGTAGACGAAGGAATTCCGCAGGCTGAAGCTTTATTGATACTCGAAGGCGACGAGTTTACGGCAAATAAATACAACAAACCGATTAATAAAGACGAGCGCGAGAAAATTTATATAACGCGTCGAAACCGCGTAAACGAAATTATCGATATTGTAGAACACGAAGATTCCAGAAAAGGCGAAATCTCCAATCTGATTGGAAGATTGTCGCTTAATCCGATAACAGGCATTCCGATTTTGTTGGCAATTTTAACGCTCGTTTACTTCTTTATCGGAGATTTCATTTCTCAGCGCGTAGTGGATTTTACCGAAAATACGGTCGGCGTCGGAATTGTAGAATACAATATAAAGTCTTTCGTTTCCAATTATACGTCGTCGCTTATCGACGTGGAAATTCTGGATGAGAATGAAAATCTTATCGACAAAAAAATTTATAATTTTCCCGACGGCATGAACGCCAATCCCGACTTAAAAGCGGACTTCGAGAACTTTTCTTCTCAGCCCGGAGCTCAAACTACATTTCATTATTCCAATCCGATAGTAAAATTGTTCTTCGGCGAATTCGGCGTTATAACTATGACTACTACATACCTCCTATTCCTTTTGTTGCCGCTCGTCATCGGATTCTATTTTGTAATGGCTCTGTTGGAAGACAGCGGTTATCTGCCGCGTCTGGCAACAATGCTCGACAGAACATTTAATAAAATCGGATTAAACGGAAAAGCTGTAATTCCGATAATACTCGGATTCGGCTGCATTACAATGGCAAATATTACAACCCGCCTTCTCGGTTCGGAACGAGAAAAGTCGATAGCTACGGCAATCTTGCAATTCGTTATACCCTGCTCGGCGCAGCTTGCGGTTATTACGGTTCTTTTAAGCGGAGCCGGGTTAACCCCGTTATTGATTTTTATCGGCGTAATCGGCTCGGTGTTAATAATATTGTCTACGGTTTTGAATAAATTGATTCCCGGTCAAAGTTCGCCTCTTCTAATCGATCTTCCCATCATGCGGTTACCCAGAATTTCGAACGTATTTAAAAAGATGACATACAGAAGTTACGGCTTTATGAAAGAAGCCGGATTCTGGTTCTTCGTCGGGGCTCTGGCAGTCGGCGTAATGGATATTACCGGACTATTGCTTCTATGGCAGGATATCCTTGCGCCTTTGACAACTCACTGGCTCAAGCTTCCCAAAGAAGCTGCCAATGCATTCGTTATGGGTATGGTAAGACGTGATTTCGGAGCCGCCGGACTTTTTGCGATGAATCTTACCGTTATGCAAATTACAGTCGCTATTATAACAATAACTCTTTTTACGCCCTGCATTGCGTCTTTCGTTGTAATGCTAAAAGAACGAGGCTGGAAAGAAGGATTGACAATCTGGTTGGGTACCTGGGTTACAGCATTCTTTATCGGCGGTCTGGTAGCTCAGTTTATAGTATAA
- a CDS encoding MBL fold metallo-hydrolase, whose protein sequence is MKQKNLHQYPLVWRKDDFFIKIYSSIPNVSTGILLTTSKTAFIVDPGDGILRDLTKDVGPETILRVSDIFISHGHHDHVGGVWSLLTYWSVLRRKTPLSIYYPEGCVEIESIYKAFNEVYGKELSYKITLKPISDQKAFTRNSVRIKPFKVNHRELNPDGTSAEIPSLGFKYYYDSKSICYGGDTAYCENLVKMAKGSDLAIIEAGALDEESTDLHMTVAQAKEIGKTAKEFFLVHVPDE, encoded by the coding sequence ATGAAGCAAAAGAACCTACATCAATATCCGTTGGTATGGCGTAAAGACGATTTCTTTATTAAAATTTACAGCTCCATACCGAACGTTTCGACGGGAATACTTCTCACAACCAGCAAAACCGCATTCATAGTCGATCCGGGCGACGGCATTTTGCGCGATCTGACTAAAGACGTGGGGCCGGAAACTATCTTGAGAGTATCGGATATTTTCATCAGTCACGGTCATCACGACCACGTAGGAGGCGTCTGGTCTTTATTGACATACTGGTCGGTTCTGCGCCGGAAAACTCCCCTTTCGATCTATTATCCCGAAGGTTGCGTCGAAATAGAGAGCATTTATAAAGCTTTCAACGAAGTCTACGGCAAAGAGCTTTCTTATAAAATTACGCTCAAACCGATTTCCGATCAAAAAGCATTTACGCGAAATTCCGTAAGAATCAAACCCTTTAAAGTTAACCACAGGGAACTAAATCCCGACGGGACAAGCGCCGAAATTCCGTCTCTCGGTTTTAAATATTATTACGATTCGAAGTCAATCTGTTACGGAGGCGACACTGCATATTGCGAAAATCTTGTTAAGATGGCTAAAGGGAGCGACCTGGCAATAATCGAAGCCGGAGCGCTCGACGAAGAATCGACCGACTTGCATATGACGGTAGCGCAAGCTAAAGAGATAGGCAAAACCGCAAAGGAATTTTTCCTTGTCCACGTACCCGATGAATAA
- a CDS encoding M28 family peptidase, with protein sequence MKKIFLLFLLLFTVINAQKKWSDPSISVKDLKAHLFYLASDDMKGRFSGSPEERIAADYIKNQFESYGLEPLFDGNYFQDFPFIERLELTSNNSAEILINDEKLTLKIRDDFITVPFSGKAELKARLVFAGYGISSENLEYDDYESIDVKDKIVIILRDHPEHDSAHSDFDRYASLRSKASTARDKGAAGIIFVNGYFPSDDDNLVELRYDGAPAINDFPVIQVKRDIIEKIFKAHNLDFKEIQKKIDSTKHGNPVEFQNCFAEIHTEVKEIVSNARNVGGLLKCNSGSDEYIVVGAHFDHLGIDQLKSSSMYRGGDSQIHNGADDNASGTSAMLELAEALAASRSELKRNIIFLAFSGEELGILGSTYFTNNSPVSLDKIIAMVNMDMVGRLNEENSLTVIGAGTSSAWKPLLNEKNKYDLKLTFDDAGTGGSDHQAFSNKNIPVLFFFTGTHSDYHKPSDDPDKINYEGEKKIASYILDVIKGIDRLEEKPDYVKVEAPTNRRIGKSRVYVGTVPEFGYNGEGYKLSGVTDGSPAAKAGLMSGDIIIRFGDKKVGNIYDFMHAMAEYKPGDKVEVAVLRDGKEMKFTIDLTAK encoded by the coding sequence ATGAAAAAGATTTTCCTCCTCTTCCTGCTCCTCTTCACAGTTATCAACGCGCAAAAGAAATGGTCTGATCCATCAATCTCGGTTAAAGATTTAAAGGCTCATCTGTTTTATCTGGCATCCGACGATATGAAAGGCAGATTTTCCGGATCGCCGGAAGAAAGAATTGCCGCCGATTATATCAAGAATCAATTCGAATCGTACGGTCTGGAACCGCTGTTCGATGGAAATTATTTTCAGGATTTTCCGTTTATCGAACGGCTTGAGCTAACATCGAACAACAGCGCGGAAATCCTTATTAATGACGAAAAATTGACATTAAAAATCCGAGACGATTTTATTACCGTCCCTTTTTCCGGTAAAGCCGAATTAAAAGCTCGGCTTGTTTTTGCGGGTTACGGCATCTCCTCAGAAAATCTCGAATACGACGATTACGAATCGATCGACGTTAAGGATAAAATCGTAATAATATTAAGAGATCACCCAGAACATGATTCCGCTCATTCCGATTTCGACAGGTACGCCTCGTTGAGAAGCAAGGCTTCGACCGCACGGGACAAAGGCGCGGCGGGCATTATTTTCGTCAACGGATATTTTCCGTCGGACGACGATAATCTTGTAGAATTGAGATACGACGGCGCCCCCGCTATAAACGACTTTCCTGTTATTCAGGTAAAAAGAGATATCATTGAGAAAATATTCAAAGCGCATAATCTCGACTTTAAAGAGATTCAGAAGAAAATCGATTCGACCAAACACGGCAATCCGGTAGAATTCCAAAATTGTTTTGCAGAAATTCATACAGAAGTAAAAGAAATTGTAAGCAACGCCAGAAACGTCGGCGGCTTATTAAAATGTAATTCAGGCAGCGACGAATATATCGTAGTCGGCGCCCATTTCGATCACCTTGGCATCGACCAGTTGAAATCTTCTTCGATGTACAGGGGCGGCGACAGTCAGATTCATAACGGAGCCGACGACAATGCATCGGGAACGTCGGCTATGCTCGAACTAGCCGAAGCTCTTGCAGCTTCCAGATCGGAACTTAAAAGAAATATTATATTCCTCGCATTTTCAGGAGAAGAACTCGGAATTCTCGGTTCGACTTATTTTACAAATAATTCGCCCGTATCCCTCGACAAAATCATTGCAATGGTCAATATGGATATGGTAGGCAGACTGAACGAAGAAAATTCATTGACAGTTATCGGCGCAGGAACGTCGTCCGCCTGGAAACCTCTGCTAAACGAAAAAAATAAATACGATTTAAAACTTACTTTCGACGACGCCGGAACGGGCGGAAGCGACCATCAGGCATTTTCTAACAAAAATATTCCCGTCCTCTTTTTCTTTACGGGAACACACTCCGATTACCACAAACCTTCAGACGATCCTGACAAAATTAATTACGAAGGCGAAAAGAAAATCGCGAGCTACATTCTCGACGTGATTAAAGGCATCGACCGGCTGGAAGAAAAACCCGATTATGTAAAAGTGGAAGCCCCGACTAACAGACGCATCGGCAAATCGAGAGTTTATGTGGGAACCGTACCGGAATTCGGGTATAACGGCGAAGGTTATAAATTATCCGGTGTTACGGACGGAAGTCCCGCTGCCAAAGCGGGCTTAATGAGCGGCGATATAATAATTCGATTCGGCGACAAAAAAGTCGGCAATATTTACGATTTTATGCATGCCATGGCTGAATATAAACCGGGCGATAAAGTGGAAGTCGCCGTCCTCAGAGACGGAAAGGAAATGAAATTTACTATTGATCTGACAGCAAAGTGA
- a CDS encoding VOC family protein: MKKLIVSIALFFSTVVVGQENKINFEHIALLLPDAEKAAEWYCSNLDIKIVNKGAGSIFVTDSAKNIMLEFLINREATPLNFRKMNVLSLHIAFHVEDAEELKNKLIEDGATIESDLTTTDSGDKIMILRDPWGVPLQFVERKNPMLRFEGIYAEHIAFNVNDAMGAGKWFADKLNMTVVKEEGAPDYGRFVADTEKNMMLELYQKSEVPVLNLNDILPAQFHIAFSTDKIEMLKEKLTDCEVAQDLFTTDSGDKIMVLRNKEGFPLQFVKRKKPML, from the coding sequence ATGAAAAAACTAATAGTCTCGATAGCCCTCTTTTTCTCAACCGTTGTGGTCGGACAAGAAAACAAAATTAACTTCGAACATATCGCTCTTCTTTTGCCGGACGCTGAAAAAGCGGCAGAATGGTATTGCTCGAATCTCGATATAAAAATCGTAAATAAAGGCGCCGGTTCAATATTTGTAACGGACTCCGCAAAAAATATAATGCTCGAATTTTTGATAAACCGTGAAGCGACGCCGCTTAACTTCAGAAAAATGAACGTATTAAGTCTTCACATTGCATTCCATGTTGAAGATGCGGAAGAGTTGAAAAATAAATTGATAGAAGACGGCGCAACGATCGAATCGGATTTAACGACAACGGATTCGGGCGATAAAATTATGATTTTACGCGATCCGTGGGGCGTTCCGCTTCAGTTTGTCGAAAGAAAAAATCCAATGCTCCGTTTCGAAGGGATTTATGCGGAGCATATTGCCTTTAACGTGAATGATGCTATGGGAGCAGGGAAATGGTTCGCAGATAAATTAAATATGACGGTAGTGAAAGAGGAAGGCGCTCCGGATTACGGCAGATTCGTCGCGGATACGGAAAAAAATATGATGCTCGAATTATATCAGAAAAGCGAAGTCCCGGTATTGAATCTGAATGATATTCTGCCCGCTCAATTCCATATTGCTTTTTCGACTGATAAAATCGAAATGTTAAAAGAAAAATTAACTGATTGCGAGGTAGCGCAGGATTTGTTTACTACGGATTCAGGCGATAAAATAATGGTTCTTAGAAATAAAGAAGGATTTCCGCTTCAATTTGTTAAAAGAAAGAAGCCGATGCTGTGA
- a CDS encoding GlcG/HbpS family heme-binding protein: MKIIKLLSLAILFTGAIYGQVATKHAITLELAKKIAVAAENKANQMNIDVVIAIVDDGGNLVYFERMNGAQLGSIKVAKKKAVSAIFFKRPTKAYQERVAGGNNALLSVDEILPFEGGAPLVYENNYIGAIGVSGGTPEQDGIIAEAGAKILEEVAK, translated from the coding sequence ATGAAAATAATTAAACTATTGTCATTAGCAATTCTTTTTACGGGGGCAATATACGGTCAGGTAGCTACAAAGCATGCCATAACGCTCGAACTTGCAAAAAAGATTGCTGTAGCAGCTGAAAATAAAGCAAATCAGATGAATATCGACGTAGTAATTGCTATTGTGGACGACGGAGGCAATCTGGTCTATTTTGAAAGAATGAACGGGGCTCAATTGGGAAGTATCAAAGTTGCCAAGAAAAAAGCCGTATCGGCTATCTTTTTCAAAAGACCCACTAAAGCATACCAAGAGCGAGTCGCAGGGGGCAACAATGCATTACTGTCGGTAGATGAAATTCTGCCTTTCGAAGGCGGAGCGCCGCTCGTATATGAAAATAATTATATCGGAGCCATAGGAGTAAGCGGGGGAACCCCGGAGCAAGACGGCATAATTGCGGAAGCAGGCGCTAAAATTTTAGAGGAGGTGGCAAAATGA
- a CDS encoding TonB-dependent receptor, whose amino-acid sequence MKNLLYACIIFTQVIFSQQDSVKTYELNEITVRSGKYNSLIKHLNPSLQSIEIKEVNLSVNKNLIATLKNNTAGVFVTEYGNNGFGIGQLSAGKMSVRGFNGQQQFIVFIDGHPEYAGIFGHPVSDLYNTDAASDLIIIKGPSSLIYGSGAMAGVIDIRTLNKHSKGVSLGSDISYGSFNTYNISLKSGYSAESFAAAINLFNYHSDNHRPSSNYDSKGLGVTLSYKISNEWSANIKSNIRYAKILNPGAINNPYLNDSVWTEFTRSNISLTFDGRHKTTEGTYSFYLNSGVHDFFDGFHSTDYVAGFNARQTFELSESFLFTAGNDTRIYGGNARNNRRLIDTTLYETGFYFVTETDIYQRLKFIAGARLNYHEVYGSEFVPQLSLNYTLTENAGFYISAAKGFRNPTLAEFFIFGANIDLLPEKLWNYEAGFNLRLLNERTGLSGAIYISEGKDFIAVTGQFPNIKNQNVGSVQNKGFEINLKLAPVTNLALNAGFNYTDMKTKIPGAPGLHALFNASYSVNKIEFGLNLVSAAKLYLLDRNNQLTEEKFLLLNASAGYDIARNAKLYIRVNNLLDTDYQTVYGYPMPGINFLAGIKTEF is encoded by the coding sequence ATGAAAAACTTACTCTATGCTTGTATAATTTTTACGCAAGTTATCTTTTCGCAGCAAGATTCAGTTAAGACTTACGAATTAAATGAAATCACAGTTCGATCGGGAAAATACAATTCGTTAATAAAACATCTCAATCCGTCATTGCAATCTATTGAAATTAAAGAAGTTAATTTGTCGGTTAACAAAAACCTTATAGCTACTCTCAAAAATAATACGGCCGGCGTTTTCGTCACAGAATACGGTAATAACGGTTTCGGTATAGGTCAATTATCCGCGGGAAAAATGTCCGTCAGAGGCTTCAACGGACAACAGCAATTCATCGTTTTTATCGACGGACATCCGGAATACGCCGGAATTTTCGGGCACCCTGTTTCCGACCTGTACAATACAGACGCAGCTTCCGATTTAATCATAATTAAAGGACCGTCGTCTTTGATTTACGGTTCGGGAGCAATGGCGGGCGTTATCGATATTCGCACGTTAAATAAACATTCCAAAGGAGTTTCTTTGGGAAGCGATATTTCGTACGGCTCATTCAATACTTATAACATTTCGCTGAAATCAGGCTACAGCGCGGAGTCTTTTGCTGCGGCTATTAATCTCTTTAATTATCATTCGGACAATCATCGGCCGTCTTCGAATTACGACTCGAAAGGACTAGGCGTAACATTAAGTTATAAAATAAGTAACGAGTGGTCTGCTAATATCAAATCGAACATCAGATATGCTAAAATTTTAAATCCGGGCGCTATAAATAATCCTTATCTGAATGATTCCGTTTGGACGGAATTTACGCGTTCAAACATATCTTTAACCTTCGACGGCAGGCACAAGACGACCGAAGGAACTTATTCGTTTTACTTAAATTCGGGCGTGCACGACTTTTTCGACGGATTTCATTCGACGGATTACGTGGCGGGATTTAATGCGAGACAAACATTCGAATTATCGGAAAGCTTTCTTTTTACGGCAGGAAACGATACTCGTATTTACGGAGGCAATGCAAGAAATAATCGTAGATTAATCGATACGACTCTATACGAAACAGGGTTTTATTTCGTAACAGAAACGGATATTTATCAAAGACTGAAGTTCATTGCCGGAGCGCGTTTGAACTATCACGAAGTGTACGGCTCCGAATTCGTCCCCCAATTATCTCTTAATTACACCCTGACGGAGAATGCCGGTTTTTACATATCGGCGGCAAAAGGATTCAGGAATCCCACATTGGCTGAATTTTTCATATTCGGAGCAAATATCGATTTGCTCCCGGAAAAATTATGGAATTACGAAGCCGGATTTAATCTGCGGCTTTTAAATGAAAGAACCGGTCTTTCAGGCGCAATTTATATTTCCGAAGGAAAAGATTTTATAGCCGTTACCGGGCAGTTCCCAAATATTAAAAATCAAAATGTGGGGAGCGTTCAAAACAAGGGTTTCGAAATCAATTTGAAGCTTGCTCCCGTTACAAATCTTGCGCTGAACGCAGGTTTTAATTATACCGATATGAAAACTAAAATTCCCGGTGCGCCCGGACTCCACGCTCTATTCAATGCAAGTTATTCTGTAAATAAAATTGAATTCGGATTGAATTTAGTATCGGCAGCTAAACTTTATCTCTTAGACCGCAATAATCAATTAACCGAGGAGAAATTTTTATTGCTTAACGCGTCTGCCGGGTATGACATAGCACGTAATGCTAAGTTATATATCAGAGTAAATAATCTTTTGGATACCGATTATCAAACGGTTTACGGATATCCGATGCCGGGAATTAATTTTCTTGCAGGAATAAAGACGGAATTTTAA
- a CDS encoding dihydroorotate dehydrogenase-like protein, producing the protein MDLTTKYMGLELKNPIVPSASPLSHTVDSVKQLEDAGAAAVVVYSLFEEQIIHESGELDHYLSHHTESYAEALNYFPEPDKFNLTPYQYLDHIANLKKSVSIPVIGSLNGVSKGGWIQYAKNIEQAGADALELNIYYVAANPNMTSADVEKMYIETVKEVKSQVKIPVAVKLSPYFTSMANMAKQLDEAGADALVLFNRFYQPDFDLEKLEVVPNLVLSTNWEMRLPLRWIAILYGHIKASLAATSGIHSHEDAIKVIMAGADVAMVCSELLTNGVGRITEILKGIENWMEENEYDSISMMKGSMSQKSVAEPASFERANYMKMLQSYKTLI; encoded by the coding sequence ATGGATTTAACAACAAAATATATGGGATTGGAACTGAAGAATCCTATTGTGCCTTCGGCGTCGCCTCTTTCTCATACGGTCGACAGCGTTAAGCAACTCGAAGATGCGGGAGCCGCCGCTGTGGTGGTTTATTCTTTGTTTGAAGAGCAAATTATTCACGAAAGCGGCGAATTGGACCATTACCTTTCGCACCATACGGAAAGTTATGCCGAAGCTCTCAATTATTTCCCGGAACCGGACAAATTCAATCTGACTCCGTATCAATATCTCGATCATATTGCAAATCTTAAAAAATCCGTCAGTATTCCGGTTATCGGAAGTTTGAACGGCGTTAGCAAAGGCGGCTGGATTCAATATGCAAAAAATATCGAACAAGCCGGCGCCGACGCTCTGGAACTGAATATCTATTACGTAGCCGCCAATCCGAATATGACCTCGGCAGACGTGGAAAAAATGTATATAGAAACTGTTAAAGAAGTAAAAAGCCAGGTGAAAATTCCCGTCGCAGTTAAACTGAGCCCTTATTTCACTTCGATGGCAAATATGGCTAAGCAGCTCGACGAAGCCGGCGCCGACGCGTTGGTTCTCTTTAATCGTTTCTATCAGCCCGATTTCGACCTTGAAAAATTGGAAGTCGTGCCGAATCTGGTGCTGAGCACAAACTGGGAAATGCGTTTACCTCTGAGATGGATAGCCATTCTTTACGGACATATTAAAGCCAGCCTTGCCGCAACAAGCGGAATCCATTCGCACGAAGACGCTATCAAAGTTATTATGGCAGGAGCCGATGTGGCAATGGTTTGTTCCGAATTATTGACTAACGGTGTCGGCAGAATTACCGAAATTTTGAAAGGTATTGAAAATTGGATGGAAGAAAATGAATATGATTCGATTTCTATGATGAAAGGAAGTATGAGTCAAAAATCGGTTGCCGAACCCGCCTCCTTTGAAAGAGCCAATTATATGAAAATGCTTCAGAGCTATAAAACGCTTATCTGA